The Solanum lycopersicum chromosome 6, SLM_r2.1 genome has a window encoding:
- the LOC101247130 gene encoding 21 kDa protein-like codes for MAALKLILLAAFLFLFNFTANSTALPTSFIKTSCKITTYPQVCVTSLSVYAPTIKRSPQQLAQTALSVSLDRAQSAHTFITKLNKFKGLKSREYAALKDCLEEMSETVDRINKSVKELTRMGSSRGKDVQWHMSNIQTWMSAAITNENSCADGFAGRALNGRIKSSIRARVTHVTQVTSNALALINQFPAKH; via the coding sequence ATGGCAGCACTTAAACTTATCCTGCTAGCAGCTTTCCTTTTTCTGTTCAATTTCACTGCAAATTCAACGGCACTCCCCACAAGTTTTATCAAAACTTCATGCAAAATCACCACATATCCACAAGTATGCGTTACTTCGTTATCAGTTTACGCACCAACCATCAAACGTAGCCCGCAGCAGCTGGCGCAAACAGCCTTGTCAGTAAGTCTGGACAGGGCACAATCCGCTCACACTTTCATCACCAAACTGAACAAATTTAAAGGTTTGAAATCAAGAGAATACGCGGCTCTAAAAGATTGTTTGGAGGAAATGAGTGAGACAGTTGATCGGATCAATAAATCTGTTAAAGAACTTACACGGATGGGGAGTTCACGTGGGAAGGATGTTCAGTGGCATATGAGTAATATTCAGACATGGATGAGTGCGGCTATTACAAATGAAAATAGTTGTGCAGATGGGTTTGCTGGAAGGGCTTTGAATGGTAGGATTAAGAGTTCGATTAGAGCCAGGGTGACTCATGTAACTCAGGTTACGAGCAATGCTTTGGCCTTAATTAACcaatttcctgcaaaacattAA